Proteins from a single region of Nomia melanderi isolate GNS246 chromosome 9, iyNomMela1, whole genome shotgun sequence:
- the LTV1 gene encoding LTV1 ribosome biogenesis factor produces MPKGKAKKFIDKKNSVTFHLVHRSQKDPLVADENAPQRVLVPAGDTQPAKSEKNQLSDSKRKKEQQKYGIYFDDDYDYLQHLKDINTLTAEWERVDYTNNSRKNEEGDDKVAPKINLPSSVFASNVEEKVGLLNKAAPVSGLQLNLDPDVVAAMDDDFDYSDPENELEDNFVELANAGNSDYESENEEKYDQSSNVSSEDHMALSDEEQDEVCSLNGPQYTFREEETKSRFTEYSMSSSVIRRNEQLTLLDDKFEKMYAAYDENEIGALDCDEIEGYVAPDSDLLLQCATEFEKQQNENAENIAQLMKDRMKILEHEYSSSEDENNLEDLVVEARQRDQWDCESIISTYSNIYNHPKLISEPKPLQKIKVNPRTGIPKNVLDVNSGKLTAKTLAQFDQQNENSKVKGPQSVAETMKSTLSTLSIRPKDETPDERKERKKALKEYRKERRVERKANTEAFKEEKKRQEKIFLNNKQHIQGTRIL; encoded by the exons atg ccGAAGGGTAAAGCAAAAAAGTTCATCGATAAGAAAAATTCGGTGACATTTCATTTAGTTCATCGGTCGCAAAAAGATCCGTTAGTTGCCGATGAAAATGCCCCTCAACGAGTTCTCGTGCCTGCAGGAGATACACAGCCAGCTAAGTCAGAGAAAAACCAGCTAAGCGATAGCAAACGCAAGAAAGAACAACAAAAATATGGCATATACtttgatgatgattatgattaCCTGCAGCATCTTAAAGATATAAATACATTGACAGCCGAATGGGAACGTGTAGATTATACAAACAATTCAAGAAAAAATGAGGAAGGAGATGACAAAGTTGcaccaaaaattaatttaccttcTTCCGTGTTTGCCTCAAATGTGGAAGAAAAAGTTGGACTTCTCAATAAAGCAGCCCCTGTTTCTGGATTACAATTAAACTTGGATCCTGATGTAGTTGCTGCAATGGATGATGATTTTGACTATAGTGATCCTGAAAATGAATTGGAAGATAATTTCGTGGAATTAGCCAATGCTGGAAACAGTGACTATGAGTCTGAGAATGAAGAAAAGTATG ATCAATCATCTAATGTTTCATCTGAGGACCATATGGCATTATCTGATGAAGAACAAGATGAAGTGTGTAGTTTGAATGGTCCTCAGTATACCTTTagggaagaagaaacaaaaTCACGTTTTACAGAATATTCAATGAGCAGTAGTGTTATAAGAAGAAACGAACAATTAACTCTCTTGgatgataaatttgaaaaa ATGTATGCAGCAtatgatgaaaatgaaattggtGCTTTAGATTGTGATGAAATTGAAGGATATGTAGCTCCAGATTCAGACTTACTCCTACAGTGTgcaactgaatttgaaaaacaacaaaatgaaaat GCCGAAAATATTGCACAACTTATGAAAGATAGAATGAAAATATTGGAACATGAATATTCTAGTTCTGAGGATGAAAATAATTTGGAAGATCTTGTAGTTGAGGCAAGACAAAGGGATCAGTGGGATTGTGAAAGTATCATTAGtacatatagtaatatttataatcatccaaaattaatttctgaGCCCAAG cCTCTACAAAAAATTAAAGTCAATCCGAGAACTGGTATTCCAAAAAATGTGTTGGATGTAAATTCTGGAAAACTTACAGCTAAAACTTTAGCTCAGTTTGATCAAcagaatgaaaattctaaagTAAAGGGACCCCAATCTGTTGCTGAGACCATGAAATCAACTTTGAGTACATTAAGTATAAGACCTAAAGATGAAACTCCagacgaaagaaaagaaaggaaaaaagccctcaaagaatatagaaaa gAAAGAAGGGTGGAACGGAAAGCGAACACTGAAGCTTTtaaagaggaaaagaaacgcCAAGAGAAAATTTTCTTGAACAATAAACAGCACATTCAAGGAACTCGTATACTTTAg
- the Vha13 gene encoding V-type proton ATPase subunit Vha13: MASQTQGIQQLLAAEKRAAEKVSEARKRKARRLKQAKEEAQDEIEKYRQERERQFREFEAKHMGSKEDVAARIEADTKVKIEDMNQAVSVHKDMVMLTILKLVYNIQPELHKNYRNEI; encoded by the exons ATGGCCAGCCAGACGCAAGGTATTCAACAGCTTCTGGCAGCCGAAAAGAGAGCTGCAGAGAAAGTTTCAGAAGCAAGAAAAC GCAAAGCACGTCGATTGAAACAAGCCAAGGAAGAAGCTCAAGATGAAATTGAGAAATATAGACAAGAAAGGGAAAGACAATTCCGTGAATTTGAAGCCAAG CATATGGGCTCGAAAGAAGACGTAGCTGCACGTATAGAAGCTGATACGAAAGTGAAAATAGAAGATATGAATCAAGCTGTTTCCGTGCACAAGGACATG GTAATGCTTACAATTTTGAAGTTGGTATACAACATCCAACCAGAGTTGCACAAGAATTACCGCAACGAAATTTAA